GCGGGTGGCCACACCTGATGCAGACGGGATGGGTCTGTTCTGGGGAGCCTCCCTGGCCGCATTGGCCATGGCACTCACCCTGGGTACTAGCGGCACCGCCTGGGGGGAAAACACCGTCGGGGTGATCACCGATACCGGTTCTGCATCGGAAGGGGTGACCCTCATTGCCCCCATGGCTTCCGGTTCCACTTTCCTGATCGATAGCGCAGGCCAGGTGGTCAACTCCTGGACCAGCGACTACACCCCGGCTTTTTCCGCCTATATTCTGCCGGATGGGGATCTGCTGCGTACCGGTGAATGGGATGGGGGAACCACCGATATCAGCGCCAACGGTGCAGGGGGGATCATCGAGCGGATGGACTGGGATGGCGACGTGGTTTGGAGCTATACCCTGGCAGGCACCCTGAATGGGGCTGAATACCGTCCTCACCATGACATTGAATATATCGACTGCAATGGCTGCGAGAGTGACGGCAACGTGCTGCTCATCGCCTGGGAAAAAAAGAGCAGCGACGAAGCTGAGACCGCCGGACGCAATCCCAACCGGATGAGTGATACCGAAATCTGGTCGGAAGCGGTGCTTGAGATCGATCCGGATACCGACACGGTGGTGTGGGAGTGGCACGCCTGGGATCACCTGGTGCAGCAGTACAGCTCCAGCCAGGACAACTATGTCACCTCCACTTCCGACTATCCCCACAAGATCAATATCAACTTTGTCGGCAACTCCAACACCTACACCGGCGACGACTGGCTCCACTTTAACGCCATCGACTATAACGCCGACCTGGATCAGATCATTCTTTCCAGCCGCAACTTCAGCGAAGTGTGGATCATCGACCACTCCACCACCACCGCCCAGGCGGCTACGGGCAGTGGCGGAAATTCAGGCGCGGGTGGGGATCTCCTCTACCGCTGGGGCAATCCCAAGGCTTACGGTCAGGGGACCGACGACGATCGGGTTCTCTACGGCCAGCATGATTCCCAGTGGATTGGCTCCGGGCTCTCCGGGGAAGGGGATATCATCATGTACAATAACGGCGAGGGCCGGGATGGGGACTATAGCGACATCATACAGGTCACCACCCCCTGGAACGACGCCACCGGGGAATACACCCTCTCAAACGGTGCCTGGGAAGAGAATTCCACCATCAGCTGGAGCTACAACAGCGATGCGTCGGACGCTGACTTTTTTTCCGATTCCATCTCCGGAACCCAGCGTCTTGAGAACGGCAACACCCTGATCTGCGAGGGAGAGGATGGCCATATTTTTGAAGTGGATTCAAGCGGCAACACCGTCTGGTCCTATATCAATCCGGTATCCAACTCCGGCATTGCCGCTCAGGGTGAGACTGCAAGTGTCAACATTGTCTTTCGCGCCACCCGATACAGCTCTGATTATGAAGGCTTTGACGGCCGTGTGCTGACCGGGGACACCACCATCGAGGGTGGTCAGCCCGATAGCGGCGATATCGTCTATGTGGATGCCGACGCCAGTGGCAGCAACAACGGCAACAGCTGGACCAACGCCTACAGCAGTTTGGGGCTGGCCCTCAATAACGTGACCAGCGGTGATGAGATCTGGGTCGCAGAGGGAACCTACTATCCCGCACCAAACGGCTCCCGGACCCGTTCCTTCACGATGGTGGAGGGGGTTGGGGTTTATGGTGGTTTCGATGGTCGGGAGAGCAGCCGGGCGGAACAAAAATGGACCGCCAACGAGACCATCCTTTCCGGGGATGTGGATTTTGACGGCGTGCTCAACTCCGGCAACAGCTATCACGTGGTCAAGGGAGCCAATAACGCGATCCTGAGGGGCTTTTTTGTGGAGCAGGGATACGCTTCGGGTGAAACCGCCAGCGGCTCGTGTAGCTCCGATGGCTCCATCACCGACATTCTCTGTCAGGAAGGGGTGAATCGTGGCGGCGGCCTGCTCAACTTCCAGGTGGCACCCACCATCAACAAGGTCAACTTCCGCAATAACTACGCTGAAGTGGGCGGCGGGGTTTATAACATGGTGGCGACTTCCACCGGGGATGCCCCGGAAGGGGGGTATGACGCTCCCAGCTTTACCGATGTCACCTTCGAAGAGAATGAATCCCGGGGCGAGGGCGGGGCTGTGGTGAATGAGGTCCATACCCATTCCACTTTCACCAACGCCACATTCAGCAATAATACCGCTGCCAGCAAGGGGGGGGCGATCTTCAACGATTGGTCCAGCTCACCAGTTCTCACCAACTGTCTCATGAGCGGCAACCAAGCAGACCTGCGGGGGGGAGCCATGGCCAATGAGAGCGCTTCTCACCCGGTGCTGACCAACTGCACTATCATCGCCAACAACGCCTATGACGCAGGCGGCGGAATCTACCAGGGAGGCTACACCGACACTCCCAACCAGCCGATCCTGATCAACACCATCCTCTGGAACAACACCACGAGCCTGAATGGGGATGCCAACCAGTCCAACTGGCACGCCAGTGAGCCGTTGCTGGTCAACTCCATCGTTGGGGGGGGGGCGTTCGGGGTGGATATGGTCACCACCAGCGATATCCAGTTTGTCAGCACCACGGAGGGGAGTGAGGATTATTCTCCGGACAGCGGCTCTCTGGCTATCGATGCGGGTGTGGAGAGCTATACCGCCTATAGTGTTGAGGATCCTCTGGACGATACCGTGCAGGTCACCTACAGCGCCCCGGAGGGGGATGTGGATGGCAACAGCCGGGATGATGGCGCGGTGGATATCGGTGCGTACGAGTTTCAGGAGTGAGTGCAAAGAGAAGGTAGCTCTCGATCCATCATTTCTGAACAGAGGCCATAGGCCAACCATCAATGAGGGGCTCTGCAACAGCTGTAGAGCCCCTCATTTATAAACGCCATCCAGTACATTTTTTGCATCAGAGTTATGATTGATCGAGCATGATCTCCTCGTAGCGAAACCGACTCCACATCGCCCCATAGCCCACAGCGGTTTTGGCACCAATGCCCAGGAGATCCAGGCCGCTTTCCAAAAGTTCTTCCACCCGCTCCAGCCGCGCTTCATCCCCATCCCGACAGGCAAATCGAAACACAAATTCGCTCTTTTCCGCTACAGCGAGGAAAAAGATCGGGACCGGATTTTCATTTTCCAGGGGGTTGGGGAGAGCGTGTTTTTGATCACCCTCACTCTGGCCATAATAGTCGGGATGGTGGCAGTTCATCACCTCCACCCGTAGCCCAGGCCAGCGGGCGGGAAAGGCGTCGTAAAATATCAGCGCGCCACGACCCGTGGTAGATTCATCGGCTTTGACGGTTTCAGGGCCGAAGAGCTGTTCGATCTCCCCGGGATCCACCCCCTCCAATTTAGCCGCCTGGCGACAAACTCCCTTGATCGCGGATCCGGTGAGGTAGGGCACACCCATAACGGCATCAAAGGAAAAACCATTTTCTGTGGGGTGGGCAGCCCCCAATCCGCTCACCAGCCGCCACTGAACCACAAAGCTGGCAAGCTTGAGTCCCAACGGTTGGGTCAAGCGATCCCAGCGTTGGTGAT
The sequence above is a segment of the Magnetococcales bacterium genome. Coding sequences within it:
- a CDS encoding aryl-sulfate sulfotransferase, which gives rise to MKKSNNLRKPGQPPTQLARVATPDADGMGLFWGASLAALAMALTLGTSGTAWGENTVGVITDTGSASEGVTLIAPMASGSTFLIDSAGQVVNSWTSDYTPAFSAYILPDGDLLRTGEWDGGTTDISANGAGGIIERMDWDGDVVWSYTLAGTLNGAEYRPHHDIEYIDCNGCESDGNVLLIAWEKKSSDEAETAGRNPNRMSDTEIWSEAVLEIDPDTDTVVWEWHAWDHLVQQYSSSQDNYVTSTSDYPHKININFVGNSNTYTGDDWLHFNAIDYNADLDQIILSSRNFSEVWIIDHSTTTAQAATGSGGNSGAGGDLLYRWGNPKAYGQGTDDDRVLYGQHDSQWIGSGLSGEGDIIMYNNGEGRDGDYSDIIQVTTPWNDATGEYTLSNGAWEENSTISWSYNSDASDADFFSDSISGTQRLENGNTLICEGEDGHIFEVDSSGNTVWSYINPVSNSGIAAQGETASVNIVFRATRYSSDYEGFDGRVLTGDTTIEGGQPDSGDIVYVDADASGSNNGNSWTNAYSSLGLALNNVTSGDEIWVAEGTYYPAPNGSRTRSFTMVEGVGVYGGFDGRESSRAEQKWTANETILSGDVDFDGVLNSGNSYHVVKGANNAILRGFFVEQGYASGETASGSCSSDGSITDILCQEGVNRGGGLLNFQVAPTINKVNFRNNYAEVGGGVYNMVATSTGDAPEGGYDAPSFTDVTFEENESRGEGGAVVNEVHTHSTFTNATFSNNTAASKGGAIFNDWSSSPVLTNCLMSGNQADLRGGAMANESASHPVLTNCTIIANNAYDAGGGIYQGGYTDTPNQPILINTILWNNTTSLNGDANQSNWHASEPLLVNSIVGGGAFGVDMVTTSDIQFVSTTEGSEDYSPDSGSLAIDAGVESYTAYSVEDPLDDTVQVTYSAPEGDVDGNSRDDGAVDIGAYEFQE
- the cmr6 gene encoding type III-B CRISPR module RAMP protein Cmr6, whose translation is MGDGLVFSPSLSQVTPLFKHPLPTLAHAGLVFDRYLPIWEGEAWGHPPQPKPKRVEELQPRLKEFADAFNKRQKDKRHQDLLSHYHQRWDRLTQPLGLKLASFVVQWRLVSGLGAAHPTENGFSFDAVMGVPYLTGSAIKGVCRQAAKLEGVDPGEIEQLFGPETVKADESTTGRGALIFYDAFPARWPGLRVEVMNCHHPDYYGQSEGDQKHALPNPLENENPVPIFFLAVAEKSEFVFRFACRDGDEARLERVEELLESGLDLLGIGAKTAVGYGAMWSRFRYEEIMLDQS